One window from the genome of Synechococcus sp. PROS-7-1 encodes:
- a CDS encoding peptidylprolyl isomerase, with product MPKSFQHLGFSLAIRLAIQRLSTGLLSLLMMVGLVWAEPVWAGLPQGNAVKDPAAILRDSLPMDQDDLRELQHRLEGTSDDLRAKRWSALGRSISRCEALLNTRRNNILNAVPNAERQQAEQLLDTVKDDLVLLQERVDAADKSGFIQTRRQTLTTIGDLEYLLIDDRIPPIPAEFDDLPRLNGRATVVISTTQGDLTAVVDGYNAPLTAGAFIDLSLKGFYDGLPFSRAEDFYILQSGDPEGPAIGYVDPTSKQERHVPLEIRVPGEPDTFYNETFEDVGLYKATPVLPFATLGTLGWAHSDQALDDGSSQFFLFLYEAELTPAGLNLVDGRNAAFGYVVNGFDVLEELSVDDQINRIEVVDGADRLQPHA from the coding sequence GTGCCAAAGTCCTTTCAGCACCTGGGGTTCTCCTTGGCGATTCGGTTGGCTATTCAGCGTTTGAGCACTGGCTTGCTCAGCCTTCTGATGATGGTCGGCTTGGTCTGGGCCGAACCAGTCTGGGCCGGACTGCCCCAGGGAAATGCCGTGAAGGATCCCGCCGCGATCCTGCGAGATTCCCTGCCGATGGACCAGGACGATCTGCGTGAACTGCAGCACCGACTGGAAGGCACGAGCGACGATTTGCGGGCCAAGCGCTGGAGTGCACTCGGACGCAGCATCAGCCGCTGCGAAGCGCTGCTGAACACGCGACGCAACAACATTCTCAACGCCGTGCCCAACGCCGAGCGTCAGCAGGCCGAACAGCTGCTCGACACGGTCAAAGACGACTTGGTGCTACTGCAGGAACGGGTGGATGCCGCTGATAAATCAGGATTCATCCAGACCCGCCGGCAGACGCTGACCACGATCGGCGATCTCGAGTACCTGTTAATTGATGACCGGATTCCTCCCATTCCGGCGGAGTTCGATGACCTGCCCCGCCTCAATGGACGGGCCACCGTGGTGATCAGCACCACCCAGGGCGATCTCACTGCCGTGGTGGATGGATACAACGCACCCCTGACGGCCGGCGCCTTTATCGATCTCAGCCTCAAGGGCTTTTACGACGGCCTTCCCTTCAGCAGAGCCGAGGATTTCTACATCCTGCAAAGCGGCGATCCTGAGGGTCCTGCTATCGGATATGTGGATCCAACCAGCAAGCAGGAACGGCATGTGCCGCTGGAAATTCGTGTTCCAGGCGAGCCGGACACCTTTTACAACGAAACCTTTGAGGATGTGGGTTTGTACAAGGCCACCCCCGTTCTTCCCTTCGCCACCCTCGGCACCCTTGGCTGGGCCCATTCCGATCAAGCCCTCGACGATGGCTCCTCCCAGTTCTTCCTGTTTCTTTACGAAGCGGAGCTCACCCCTGCCGGTCTGAATCTGGTGGATGGACGCAATGCCGCCTTCGGCTATGTGGTGAATGGCTTCGATGTTCTCGAGGAACTCAGCGTGGACGACCAGATCAACCGCATCGAGGTAGTGGATGGAGCTGATCGGTTGCAACCCCACGCCTGA
- the accB gene encoding acetyl-CoA carboxylase biotin carboxyl carrier protein, with the protein MHLDHDQLNQLLDKLAESDIQEFRLEGDDFRLEVRRNLPVSAAATQMVPVAAAPVPALEIKTQSESSSAAPPAAAGTRSDLVDVTAPMVGTFYRAPAPGEASFVEIGNRISAGQTICILEAMKLMNELEAELSGEVVEILVDNGTPVEFGQVLMRVKPG; encoded by the coding sequence ATGCACCTCGACCACGATCAGCTGAATCAGCTTCTCGACAAGCTGGCGGAGAGCGACATTCAGGAATTTCGTCTCGAGGGCGATGACTTCCGCCTGGAGGTTCGCAGGAATCTTCCTGTGTCGGCTGCGGCCACCCAGATGGTTCCTGTTGCAGCTGCTCCAGTACCAGCGCTGGAGATCAAGACTCAGAGCGAGTCATCGTCCGCTGCTCCTCCTGCAGCTGCAGGAACCCGCTCGGATCTGGTGGATGTCACGGCTCCAATGGTGGGTACCTTTTACAGGGCTCCTGCACCCGGTGAAGCTTCCTTCGTGGAGATCGGCAACCGCATCTCTGCTGGTCAGACGATCTGCATCCTCGAGGCGATGAAGCTGATGAACGAGCTGGAGGCCGAGTTAAGCGGCGAAGTGGTGGAAATTCTGGTGGACAACGGCACGCCCGTGGAATTCGGTCAGGTGTTGATGCGCGTCAAGCCTGGCTAA
- the efp gene encoding elongation factor P, which produces MISSNDFRTGTTIELDGAVWRVVEFLHVKPGKGSAFVRTKLKAVQSGNVVEKTFRAGEMLPQAILEKATLQHTYMEGEDYVFMDMGTYEETRLSAKQIGESRKYLKEGMEVNVVSWNDKPLEVELPNSVVLEIKETDPGVKGDTATGGTKPAILETGAQVMVPLFLSIGEKIKVDTRNDTYLGRENS; this is translated from the coding sequence ATGATTTCCAGCAACGACTTTCGCACTGGCACCACCATTGAGCTGGACGGTGCCGTCTGGCGTGTGGTCGAGTTCCTGCACGTCAAGCCCGGTAAGGGTTCCGCCTTTGTGCGCACCAAGCTCAAGGCGGTGCAAAGCGGCAACGTGGTGGAGAAAACCTTCCGCGCTGGCGAGATGCTGCCCCAGGCCATTCTTGAGAAGGCCACCCTTCAGCACACCTACATGGAAGGTGAGGACTATGTCTTCATGGACATGGGCACTTATGAAGAAACCCGCCTGTCTGCGAAGCAGATCGGCGAGAGCCGCAAATACCTCAAAGAAGGGATGGAGGTGAATGTTGTCTCCTGGAATGACAAGCCCCTTGAGGTTGAACTGCCCAATTCGGTGGTGCTCGAGATCAAGGAGACGGATCCGGGCGTGAAAGGCGACACCGCGACCGGTGGCACCAAGCCAGCCATTCTCGAGACCGGTGCCCAGGTGATGGTGCCTCTCTTTCTTTCCATTGGTGAGAAGATCAAGGTCGACACCCGCAACGACACCTACCTGGGTCGGGAGAACAGCTGA